One Lutra lutra chromosome 7, mLutLut1.2, whole genome shotgun sequence DNA window includes the following coding sequences:
- the LOC125105600 gene encoding 60S ribosomal protein L21-like, with the protein MTNTKGKRRGTRYMFSRPFRKHGVVPLATYMRIYKKGDIVDIKGMGTVQKGMPHKCYHGKTGRVYNVTQHAVGIVVNKQVKGKILAKRINVRIEHIKHSKSRDSFLKRVKENDQKKKEAKEKGTWVQLKRQPAPPREAHFVRTNGKEPKLLEPIPYEFMA; encoded by the coding sequence ATGACCaacacaaagggaaagaggagaggtacCCGGTACATGTTCTCTAGGCCTTTTAGAAAACATGGAGTTGTTCCTTTGGCCACATACATGCGAATCTACAAGAAAGGTGATATTGTGGACATCAAGGGAATGGGCACTGTTCAAAAGGGAATGCCCCACAAATGTTACCATGGCAAAACTGGAAGAGTCTACAATGTTACTCAGCATGCTGTTGGTATTGTTGTAAACAAACAAGTTAAGGGCAAGATTCTTGCCAAGAGAATTAATGTCCGCATTGAGCATATTAAACATTCAAAGAGCCGAGATAGCTTCCTGAAGCGTGTaaaggaaaatgatcagaaaaagaaggaagccaaagagaaaggtaCTTGGGTTCAGCTGAAGCGTCAGCCTGCTCCACCCAGAGAAGCACATTTCGTGAGAACCAACGGAAAGGAGCCCAAACTGCTGGAACCCATTCCCTATGAATTCATGGCATGA